In Acetomicrobium sp. S15 = DSM 107314, the following proteins share a genomic window:
- a CDS encoding ComF family protein produces MHRRYLFGISRTFLDVASHMVFPVHCPVCGKAGVVACQACLDALISPKPPKCLLCGKSFPCPSHPASPALLFGALHDGKARDLVLRLKYDGYKALGREMGRALARNLRRPEGELLAPVPLHRRSERPYNQARALACGVSDVWGIPTEEGLKWIADVEPQTRLGASSRRTLPKGALEWRGLPLNGKAVIIVDDVCTTGSTLSCAACAVERAGGFPAAAIAWSVSL; encoded by the coding sequence TTGCACAGGCGTTATCTTTTCGGTATTTCGAGGACTTTCTTGGATGTGGCGAGCCACATGGTCTTTCCCGTCCATTGTCCGGTTTGCGGTAAGGCAGGCGTGGTGGCGTGTCAGGCCTGCCTTGATGCTCTCATCTCGCCTAAACCTCCCAAATGTCTCCTTTGCGGTAAGTCCTTCCCGTGCCCTTCACATCCTGCGTCGCCGGCTCTTCTTTTCGGTGCGTTGCACGACGGCAAGGCGCGTGATCTCGTTTTGCGCCTCAAGTACGACGGATATAAGGCTTTGGGAAGGGAAATGGGGCGCGCCTTGGCGAGGAATTTGCGAAGGCCCGAGGGAGAGCTGCTCGCTCCCGTGCCATTGCACAGGCGGAGCGAACGACCGTATAACCAAGCCCGCGCACTGGCTTGTGGGGTTTCCGATGTATGGGGAATCCCGACCGAAGAAGGGCTTAAGTGGATCGCGGATGTGGAGCCCCAGACGAGACTCGGCGCTTCCTCCCGCAGGACCTTGCCCAAGGGCGCGCTCGAGTGGAGGGGTTTGCCCTTGAATGGGAAGGCCGTTATAATTGTCGATGACGTATGCACGACGGGCTCTACGCTTTCGTGCGCGGCATGCGCCGTCGAGAGGGCCGGCGGCTTTCCAGCGGCTGCGATTGCTTGGAGCGTCTCGCTTTGA
- a CDS encoding DUF3084 domain-containing protein, which produces MVNFWSEINWQLILSLVVIGGLVAYLGDIVGTRIGKRRISLFGLRPRHTSSIITVVTGILIVAGTFVVLAATSETVHTALFSMKFIQRQISSLTEQLQESRQELEELETERDSLRSQVDDLTARRRSLEEEVANLKKEAEELRRGLEQMREERILAFAGELLGQVSVGPNASAEEVQEALNALVRQVAVMASLRIGTRPEDVTVAIPEDQWKKTTEQLVGAPEKYVIRMIAESNLVRGDAVHGILELHESRLIYRSGQELISHTFTEPLSREKAEEELLSLLQQVNSRSVADGILRDPLRGTVGNISASDFFDAVDELVDKEPPFSVTIEASDDIYTEGPVRVKIKVEGIPSHT; this is translated from the coding sequence GTGGTGAATTTTTGGTCTGAGATAAACTGGCAGCTGATCCTCTCGCTGGTCGTGATAGGTGGCTTGGTGGCCTACCTCGGCGACATAGTCGGGACGCGCATAGGAAAGCGCAGGATCTCCCTCTTCGGCTTGAGGCCTCGCCACACCTCCTCGATTATAACTGTCGTCACTGGTATTTTGATAGTAGCCGGGACATTCGTCGTGTTGGCCGCAACTTCCGAGACGGTTCATACCGCCCTATTCAGCATGAAATTCATACAACGCCAGATTTCAAGCCTCACAGAGCAGCTTCAGGAGAGCCGTCAGGAGCTTGAGGAGTTGGAAACGGAGCGGGACAGCTTGAGATCTCAAGTGGACGACCTCACCGCGAGGCGGCGCAGCCTCGAGGAAGAGGTGGCCAATCTGAAAAAAGAGGCAGAGGAGCTGCGCCGCGGTTTAGAGCAGATGCGCGAGGAGCGCATTTTGGCCTTCGCCGGCGAGCTCTTGGGACAGGTGTCGGTTGGGCCGAACGCGAGCGCAGAAGAGGTCCAGGAGGCCTTGAATGCGCTGGTGAGGCAGGTGGCCGTCATGGCTTCGCTGCGTATAGGCACAAGGCCAGAAGACGTCACCGTGGCGATTCCGGAAGATCAATGGAAAAAAACGACTGAGCAGCTCGTGGGAGCTCCCGAAAAGTATGTCATTCGCATGATCGCCGAGTCGAACCTCGTGCGAGGCGACGCCGTCCACGGCATTTTGGAGTTGCACGAGAGCCGCCTCATATACCGCAGCGGGCAAGAACTCATAAGCCACACCTTCACCGAGCCGCTATCGAGGGAGAAGGCAGAGGAAGAGCTTTTGTCGCTGCTACAACAGGTCAACAGTCGCTCTGTGGCCGACGGCATTTTGCGCGACCCATTGCGCGGCACCGTAGGTAACATCTCGGCGAGCGACTTCTTCGACGCCGTCGACGAATTGGTCGACAAAGAGCCTCCCTTCTCGGTGACGATAGAGGCGAGCGATGACATCTATACAGAGGGGCCTGTGAGGGTTAAAATAAAAGTTGAGGGGATTCCCTCTCATACTTAA
- the metK gene encoding methionine adenosyltransferase — protein MPVGRFLVTSESATEGHPDKLADQISDGILDAILTEDPMGRVACETLVTTGLVMIAGEITTSCYVDIPRLARSIVKDVGYTRAKYGFDGDTCAVVTAIDEQSPDIAQGVNRALEVRESEMDDDEIDRIGAGDQGMMIGYATNETEELMPIPITLAHKLARRLAFVRKAKTLPYLRPDGKTQVTVEYEADKPKRVSAIVVSAQHHPAVEQKQLCDEIKEHVIDVVVPPEMVDERTKIFINPTGRFVVGGPLADTGLTGRKIMVDTYGSVVPHGGGCFSGKDPTKVDRTGAYMARYAAKNVVASGLADKCLIQVAYAIGVARPLAIYVDTFGTGNVSDEEITHLVKEHFDFRPAAMIRDLDLRKPQYRPLAAYGHMGRIDLDPIPAWERTDRAQDLRRAAGA, from the coding sequence ATGCCCGTGGGGCGCTTCCTGGTAACTTCGGAATCTGCCACCGAAGGTCACCCTGATAAGTTGGCCGATCAGATTTCAGATGGCATATTGGATGCCATACTGACCGAAGATCCGATGGGGCGTGTGGCTTGCGAGACGTTGGTCACGACCGGCTTGGTTATGATAGCCGGAGAGATAACTACCAGTTGTTACGTGGATATACCTCGACTTGCGCGCTCAATAGTAAAAGATGTGGGCTATACCAGGGCCAAGTACGGCTTCGACGGTGACACCTGTGCCGTCGTCACTGCCATAGACGAGCAGTCTCCGGATATCGCCCAAGGGGTCAACCGCGCCTTAGAGGTGCGGGAGTCCGAGATGGACGATGACGAGATAGACCGTATAGGTGCCGGCGATCAGGGCATGATGATAGGATATGCCACCAACGAGACCGAAGAGCTCATGCCTATACCGATAACGCTCGCTCATAAGCTGGCCAGGCGGTTGGCCTTCGTTCGCAAGGCCAAAACTCTTCCTTATCTTCGCCCGGACGGCAAGACACAGGTGACCGTGGAATACGAAGCGGACAAACCTAAGCGCGTTAGTGCCATAGTGGTATCGGCCCAACACCATCCGGCGGTAGAGCAAAAACAGCTCTGCGATGAGATAAAAGAGCATGTCATCGATGTCGTTGTCCCTCCCGAGATGGTGGACGAGCGCACCAAGATATTCATTAACCCCACCGGGCGTTTTGTGGTCGGCGGGCCTCTTGCCGACACCGGCCTCACGGGGCGGAAGATCATGGTGGATACTTACGGGAGCGTGGTGCCTCACGGGGGCGGCTGTTTTTCGGGGAAAGATCCTACGAAGGTGGACCGCACCGGAGCATATATGGCCAGATACGCGGCCAAAAATGTGGTCGCCTCGGGGTTGGCCGATAAGTGCTTGATCCAGGTCGCCTACGCCATAGGCGTAGCCAGGCCTTTGGCCATCTATGTCGATACGTTCGGGACCGGCAATGTTTCCGATGAGGAGATAACGCACCTGGTGAAGGAGCATTTCGACTTTCGCCCTGCCGCCATGATCCGCGATCTGGATTTGAGGAAGCCCCAGTACAGACCCTTGGCGGCTTACGGCCACATGGGGCGGATCGACCTCGACCCGATCCCTGCGTGGGAGCGCACGGATCGCGCTCAAGACTTGCGCCGAGCTGCGGGTGCTTAG
- the lat gene encoding L-lysine 6-transaminase — protein sequence MTQVKWGVKPEDVFSILEKWILRDGFDIVIDMERSKGSRIVDAVTGDEWLDFYTFFASAPFGMNHPKLANDEFKEKIFRAAINKVANSDIYTVEMAEFVKVFTEVALPPGFAHLFFIDYGTLAIENAFKVAMDWKVRKLLSRGKISKGDAVSGKKGTKVIHFREAFHGRSGYTLSVTNTADPRKHFYFAKYGWPRVINPKIAWPLEEHLSVVEWLESVAVSQIEQAFWDNPDDICAIVIETIQGEGGDNHFRTEFFKKLRNLADENEAMLIFDEVQCGMGITGKMWAFEHHGVAPDIFAFGKKSQVCGIAVSPRVDEVDENCFRVSSRINSTWGGNICDMVRATRYLEIYRDDHVLDYVSSQAGPRLMQGLEELQKDFPGLVSNVRGKGLMCAFDLPSSQVRDAFLQRARENKVLILPCGSRSIRFRPALNVSFEDMDSGLEAIRRCLAKLSG from the coding sequence ATGACGCAGGTCAAGTGGGGAGTAAAACCGGAGGATGTGTTCTCGATACTTGAGAAGTGGATCCTGCGAGATGGCTTCGACATAGTGATCGACATGGAGCGTTCCAAGGGCAGCCGCATCGTGGACGCCGTTACCGGTGATGAGTGGCTCGATTTTTATACATTCTTTGCCTCGGCTCCCTTCGGCATGAACCATCCGAAGTTGGCCAACGACGAATTCAAGGAGAAGATCTTCCGCGCCGCCATAAACAAGGTGGCCAACTCCGATATATATACGGTTGAGATGGCAGAATTCGTGAAGGTCTTTACCGAAGTGGCACTTCCGCCCGGTTTCGCGCATCTCTTTTTCATCGACTACGGCACGCTGGCGATCGAAAACGCCTTCAAGGTGGCTATGGACTGGAAGGTGCGTAAGCTCCTTTCGCGCGGCAAAATTTCTAAAGGCGACGCCGTATCCGGCAAAAAAGGTACAAAGGTCATTCACTTTAGAGAGGCCTTTCACGGCAGGAGCGGTTATACGCTCTCCGTGACGAACACGGCAGATCCGAGAAAACACTTCTACTTCGCCAAATACGGCTGGCCCAGGGTCATAAATCCCAAGATCGCATGGCCATTAGAGGAACATCTTTCCGTCGTGGAATGGCTTGAGTCAGTGGCTGTAAGCCAGATCGAGCAGGCCTTCTGGGACAATCCGGACGACATATGCGCCATCGTCATCGAGACCATCCAGGGCGAGGGCGGGGACAACCACTTCAGGACGGAATTCTTTAAGAAGTTGCGCAATCTGGCGGATGAGAATGAAGCCATGTTGATATTTGATGAGGTCCAGTGCGGCATGGGGATAACGGGGAAAATGTGGGCCTTCGAGCACCATGGTGTGGCGCCCGATATATTTGCCTTCGGCAAGAAATCGCAAGTCTGCGGCATCGCCGTAAGCCCGCGCGTTGACGAGGTGGACGAGAATTGCTTCCGCGTATCGAGCCGCATAAACTCGACCTGGGGAGGCAACATATGCGACATGGTTCGCGCCACGAGATATCTTGAGATATACAGGGACGACCATGTGCTCGATTACGTCTCTTCGCAGGCCGGGCCGCGACTGATGCAGGGGTTGGAGGAATTGCAGAAAGACTTTCCCGGCCTCGTCTCCAACGTCAGGGGCAAGGGGTTGATGTGCGCCTTCGACCTTCCCTCATCTCAAGTTCGTGACGCATTTTTGCAGCGCGCTCGCGAAAATAAGGTCCTCATTCTGCCCTGCGGCAGCCGCTCGATACGTTTTAGGCCTGCCCTCAACGTCTCGTTTGAGGATATGGACAGCGGCCTTGAGGCGATTCGTCGTTGCCTCGCAAAGCTCTCCGGTTGA
- the flgM gene encoding flagellar biosynthesis anti-sigma factor FlgM produces the protein MIDKIRGIFGTQPVDKVRQQKTEVKERKDKADGVEVSPFAKELAAASAEMKKIPDVRQEKVEQIKKEIEGGTYSPDLREVARRLFLAGILREDKES, from the coding sequence ATGATAGACAAAATTAGAGGTATCTTCGGGACTCAGCCGGTGGATAAGGTAAGGCAGCAGAAAACAGAGGTCAAAGAGCGAAAGGATAAGGCCGACGGCGTCGAGGTCAGCCCTTTCGCCAAAGAGTTGGCTGCTGCGTCCGCTGAGATGAAAAAGATCCCCGATGTGCGGCAAGAGAAGGTAGAACAGATCAAAAAAGAAATAGAAGGCGGAACCTACTCTCCCGACTTGCGCGAAGTAGCGCGGAGGCTTTTTCTGGCCGGCATATTGAGAGAAGACAAGGAAAGTTAA
- the flgK gene encoding flagellar hook-associated protein FlgK, producing the protein MINSFFGLEMGRRAMDYFRRGMETAGHNIANADVEGYSRQRVEASTTEPYTVPGMSRPEIPLQIGTGVKVDAIVRLRDAFLDAQYREEASLQGYWEALEQAINNIELFVNEPAGEGLSSALNAFWSALEELQKRPENSAAREGVIQSAQSLTVFLSQLARNYDQYRVSLNNDLKLSVEEANSLIDQIAALNGTIAEIQAVGGNPNDLLDRRDLLVDKLSLLLDVSVASTTDQADGDFKIDLHGKTLVQGTQSRHLVLVSMAGNEGYYDVQVEDNLFDQVSDPSVLLAIVEQRAAEAVHSVRVNRLATETAWKVGSTGGLSNVTSPDQALNLRGSFGLQVSSGGVIKNSISFADSGGRVLGTPGPGEPTEYSFRLAAGGFESVVTVKWNSTDNRWDISDNLGNTNSAGSDLYLADLEGFVNNHYSSDLNASVDSSRLVLESVDHNLISMTDIKGDLASKMGLADAGKTVTIDVVEEDTLQTIANKINSAYAAASGSPSAPEEWLNASVKESIYGSYYLELESHVVGEAYRINVLGDEGGSFYAAQNLGLTDGSGRTNVIEAAEDALFLFDGREYLSSSNAFKDARRITPDDGYAASTLEEVSPGVRLTLQSTGDTSITVLHHVKGGKILGLLEARDDIILSHLDSFDELAYRLALEFNAIHRAGHGIGDNAELTGISFFKPLPSLAGAAEGLSVNSALVEDSSLIAAASGDGTGHSVGSGDGSNALRMAQLKQSKVLKGRSASFNEFYESFIATLGAQGQRARTMADNQRALMNQINAQRQSVMGVNIDEEMMDIIKFQQAFNAMARYITTIDEMLDVIVNRMGIVGR; encoded by the coding sequence ATGATCAACTCTTTCTTCGGCCTGGAGATGGGGCGCCGGGCCATGGATTATTTCAGGCGCGGCATGGAGACGGCGGGGCACAACATAGCCAACGCAGACGTGGAAGGGTATTCCCGCCAGCGGGTCGAGGCCTCCACGACAGAGCCGTACACGGTTCCCGGTATGAGCCGCCCGGAGATCCCTCTGCAGATCGGGACAGGTGTCAAGGTCGATGCGATAGTCAGGTTGCGCGACGCCTTTTTGGATGCCCAATATAGAGAGGAAGCGTCTTTGCAAGGCTACTGGGAGGCCCTCGAGCAGGCCATAAACAACATCGAACTCTTCGTGAACGAGCCCGCCGGCGAAGGTTTATCGAGCGCCTTAAACGCTTTCTGGTCGGCCTTGGAAGAGCTGCAGAAGCGCCCCGAAAACAGCGCCGCTCGCGAGGGAGTGATCCAGAGCGCCCAAAGCTTAACCGTTTTTCTCTCACAACTCGCTCGAAACTATGACCAGTATAGAGTTTCTTTGAACAACGATTTGAAGCTCTCCGTAGAAGAAGCGAACTCGTTGATAGACCAGATCGCCGCCCTGAACGGAACCATCGCCGAAATCCAGGCGGTGGGCGGCAACCCCAATGACCTGTTGGACAGGCGCGACCTGTTGGTGGATAAATTGAGCCTTTTGCTCGATGTGTCGGTGGCATCGACAACCGATCAGGCCGACGGGGACTTCAAGATAGACCTCCACGGCAAGACTTTGGTGCAGGGAACGCAAAGCAGGCACCTCGTGCTCGTCTCTATGGCGGGCAACGAGGGATACTACGACGTGCAGGTCGAAGACAACCTCTTCGATCAGGTGTCAGATCCCTCCGTCCTCCTGGCTATTGTCGAACAGCGCGCTGCGGAGGCGGTTCATTCCGTCCGGGTAAATCGCCTGGCCACGGAGACGGCGTGGAAGGTCGGCTCTACGGGTGGGCTTTCAAACGTCACAAGTCCCGACCAGGCCTTGAATTTGCGAGGCTCCTTTGGCCTTCAGGTCAGTTCGGGCGGCGTAATTAAAAACTCCATCAGCTTTGCCGACTCCGGCGGTAGAGTCTTGGGAACCCCCGGGCCGGGAGAGCCCACGGAGTATTCGTTCCGCCTCGCTGCGGGTGGTTTTGAAAGCGTTGTTACAGTGAAATGGAATAGCACCGATAATAGATGGGATATTTCAGACAACCTGGGCAATACGAATAGTGCCGGAAGCGACCTTTACCTTGCGGATTTAGAGGGCTTTGTCAACAACCATTATTCGTCCGACCTCAATGCCTCTGTGGATTCCTCTCGCCTCGTGCTCGAATCTGTCGATCACAACCTCATATCCATGACCGATATCAAGGGAGACCTTGCATCGAAAATGGGCCTTGCCGATGCGGGCAAAACCGTGACGATAGACGTAGTGGAGGAAGACACCCTTCAAACGATAGCTAACAAGATAAACAGCGCCTATGCTGCCGCCTCCGGAAGCCCGAGCGCTCCGGAGGAATGGCTTAATGCCTCCGTGAAGGAGTCCATATACGGCTCTTACTATCTCGAGCTCGAAAGCCACGTCGTGGGCGAGGCCTACCGCATAAATGTCTTGGGCGACGAGGGAGGAAGCTTCTATGCGGCCCAAAACCTCGGCCTCACCGACGGAAGCGGGAGGACCAACGTCATAGAAGCCGCCGAAGACGCCCTCTTCCTCTTTGACGGAAGGGAATACCTGTCGTCGAGCAACGCCTTCAAAGACGCCAGGCGGATCACGCCCGACGACGGCTACGCCGCGTCCACGTTAGAAGAAGTGTCTCCGGGGGTGCGCTTGACGCTTCAGTCGACCGGGGACACGAGCATAACCGTCCTCCACCACGTCAAGGGAGGCAAGATCCTCGGGTTGCTCGAGGCCCGCGATGACATCATTTTGAGCCACCTCGACAGCTTTGACGAGCTGGCTTACCGCCTGGCGCTCGAGTTCAACGCAATCCATCGAGCCGGCCACGGCATAGGTGACAACGCCGAGCTCACCGGCATATCCTTCTTCAAACCCCTCCCCTCACTCGCGGGAGCGGCCGAGGGCCTTTCCGTAAACAGCGCACTAGTCGAGGATTCGAGCCTCATAGCCGCTGCCAGCGGCGACGGCACGGGGCACAGCGTCGGAAGCGGAGACGGGTCAAACGCCCTTCGGATGGCGCAGCTGAAGCAGAGCAAGGTCTTGAAGGGCAGGAGCGCGAGCTTCAACGAGTTCTATGAATCCTTCATTGCTACCCTCGGCGCTCAAGGGCAGCGGGCTCGCACCATGGCCGATAATCAACGGGCGCTTATGAACCAGATCAACGCGCAAAGGCAGTCGGTCATGGGCGTGAACATCGACGAAGAGATGATGGACATCATCAAGTTTCAGCAGGCTTTTAACGCGATGGCTCGTTATATTACGACCATCGACGAGATGCTCGACGTCATCGTGAACCGAATGGGCATAGTGGGCCGTTAG
- a CDS encoding alcohol dehydrogenase yields the protein MLIVACQVCGEVKVLAGAPDSDGMARIHWVCGQCGSGQVVQVPVKQDARGDLRRIIGGLCVTKCGEYVTAEGSSEEEG from the coding sequence ATGCTGATCGTTGCGTGTCAAGTCTGCGGTGAGGTGAAGGTCCTTGCCGGGGCGCCCGATTCCGACGGTATGGCTCGTATACACTGGGTGTGTGGGCAGTGCGGCAGCGGCCAAGTGGTTCAGGTTCCGGTCAAGCAGGACGCGCGTGGCGATTTGCGCCGGATCATAGGCGGGCTTTGCGTTACGAAGTGCGGCGAATATGTGACCGCAGAGGGATCGTCGGAGGAAGAGGGGTAA
- the flgN gene encoding flagellar export chaperone FlgN gives MSAEGLIKSTLSLIEEIEATVECLVSQREALTSGRLSDIQGLLQNVRHVAVKAQEAERDRHLKAVALAKQLRCDPSAQAIALRLPEDEAASLASAAKRLDIVVRKLRSELEIYGRLLEESSTLGELLISRWREIGNGFGGLRGGFEVRG, from the coding sequence ATGTCGGCAGAAGGTTTGATTAAGTCTACACTCTCCCTCATCGAGGAGATTGAGGCTACGGTTGAATGTTTGGTCTCGCAGAGAGAGGCGCTCACCAGCGGGCGCCTCTCTGACATACAGGGCCTCCTCCAAAACGTAAGGCACGTCGCGGTTAAAGCGCAGGAGGCGGAGAGGGATCGCCACCTGAAAGCTGTGGCATTGGCTAAGCAGTTGAGGTGCGATCCTTCGGCTCAGGCAATAGCGTTGCGTTTGCCCGAAGACGAAGCGGCTTCACTTGCGAGTGCGGCTAAGCGGTTGGATATAGTCGTGAGGAAGTTGCGTTCGGAGTTGGAGATCTACGGACGCCTCTTGGAGGAAAGCTCCACCTTGGGCGAATTGCTCATTTCGCGCTGGCGCGAAATCGGTAACGGTTTCGGGGGCCTCAGAGGCGGTTTTGAGGTAAGGGGTTAG
- a CDS encoding GNAT family N-acetyltransferase: protein MPKTEGYLFYDSARAITPEELQELYRFAYWGKSRTIDQIARMLSNSSMCFSVRHEGKVVAFCRVLTDFVFRASLWDFLVHPDHQGKGVGSALVDYALNHPAIKDIPLIITYTRDLASFLERHGFEGDEGALILLRRPLEYS from the coding sequence ATGCCCAAGACTGAGGGGTACCTTTTCTACGACAGTGCACGCGCCATCACTCCTGAGGAGCTGCAGGAACTCTATCGCTTTGCCTACTGGGGTAAAAGCCGCACAATAGACCAGATAGCGCGCATGCTGTCTAACAGCAGTATGTGTTTTTCCGTGCGCCACGAGGGGAAGGTCGTCGCCTTTTGCAGGGTGCTCACCGACTTCGTTTTTCGCGCCTCTTTATGGGACTTTCTCGTCCATCCCGATCACCAGGGCAAGGGCGTCGGGTCTGCGCTTGTCGATTACGCTTTAAATCACCCGGCCATCAAGGATATTCCGCTCATCATCACATATACGCGCGATCTGGCCTCTTTTCTCGAACGCCACGGTTTTGAAGGCGATGAAGGCGCTTTGATCTTACTGCGGCGCCCTTTGGAATATTCGTGA